From Haliotis asinina isolate JCU_RB_2024 chromosome 8, JCU_Hal_asi_v2, whole genome shotgun sequence, a single genomic window includes:
- the LOC137293936 gene encoding glutamate receptor ionotropic, kainate glr-3-like, with protein MRTLSEHNPGIFLNNRSSHMNRVKEGIHAHITYRAIAAKYMAEDCHLALIGEPITWSEERISFGILKGSTLKADLDKVMYRLKESGLLEEWWKQWNARDITSTSCEAERTGVRTIITLKEIGGGFLVVCGGLGLSCLVLIGEICRQRCTKKTN; from the exons ATGCGGACACTGAGTGAACATAACCCCGGGATATTTCTGAACAACCGGTCTTCCCACATGAACCGGGTGAAAGAAGGTATACATGCCCACATAACCTACAGAGCCATAGCAGCAAAATACATGGCTGAGGACTGTCACCTTGCTCTCATAGGGGAACCGATAACCTGGTCTGAAGAACGTATTTCCTTTGGAATACTGAAAGGGTCAACGTTGAAGGCTGATTTAGACAAagt TATGTATAGGCTGAAAGAGAGTGGTTTGCTTGAGGAATGGTGGAAACAGTGGAACGCCAGGGACATCACCAGCACATCTTGTGAAGCTGAGCGCACCGGTGTCAGGACCATCATCACCCTGAAAGAGATAGGAGGCGGCTTCCTGGTTGTGTGTGGAGGACTGGGACTGTCTTGTTTGGTGTTGATAGGGGAGATATGTAGACAGCGatgtacaaagaaaacaaactag